Genomic window (Catenulispora sp. MAP5-51):
CATAACCCATCTCGAGGCCGCGATGATCCAGGGCTTCCCCATGGACTTCAAATGGTGCGGTTCGAAGGCCCAGATCGCGCGGCAGATCGGCAACGCTGTTCCAATCGGCTTGGGACACGTGCTGGCCCAGCGGGTTTACGAGTACCTCACTGGTACCGGCGACTTTGCAGGGCCGTACCAGCCGATGTTCCCGACTCTCGGCTGAACGGGAACACCAACCGGGTGCGGCGCTTCATGCAATAGAGCGTCCTCGGATGGGCGAGCTGCTGAAGAGCTGGCCGAACAACGGCATGAGCGCATCGACTGCACGTTGGTCGACCGAGCCGTCGTCAGGCCCGTCCGGCAGCCGTTCGAAGGGGATCGTGGCGACGCCAGCCTCGTCGATCCACGAGCGGTACGCATCGATGTCGGACGTCGTGTCCGGTGCGAGAGCCTCGAACATCAACGTGCTCCCGGCGGCGTTGATGGCCTTGACCAACGCGTTCACCTCGCGCCCGGTCCCGAGCATCCGCACGATCGCCTGCGCCGTCGGTCGGTGGTGAACGATGTCGAGTCGCAGTGCGGTGTTGAGGACGTCCTGATTCCCGCAAGCGATGCTCGCCGGATGGTAGTCGGCGCCGTCGCGGAACAGTTCTGCCGTCCACCAGAGCCTGGAGAATGCTTGGCGGTGGAACGCCCCGACGAACCGTAGCGGGTTGAGCGAGGGAACCGGCTTGGCCGTCGTCGGCCTCGGAAGGTGCCGCCAGATGACGTAGTCAGGTGCGACACGGCTCGACAGGTGGTTCCATATCCCCGCCTCGGATGCCTCACGGCGGGTGATCCGCAGGGTCGAGTGGAGTCGCGGCGCGAGCCAAGCATCCGCGCTGGTTCGTTCGTCCGGGGTGAAGCGTGCCATGGCCTCCTCCACCAGGTCGCGCACAACGCTGGCGTCGGCCCTGATCCCCTGATCCCAGACCACCGACGCCTGGTCCAGCGTTGCAGCGGGCGGGATCTCGTTGCCCCTGAGCACGGGCACGGTCAGATGCCTCTGGGCAGTTGCGTTAGGCAGGATGCGTATGTGCTCGGGAGCCATGATGGGTGGAGCGCTCGCGATCATCGGATGCCTCCCGTCGCTTCGCCGCCGTCTCTCCTGGTCGTGTGTCGGATAAGTGCGGTCAAGGTGCGCGAGGCTTGCGCCTGACGTGTGG
Coding sequences:
- a CDS encoding DUF6339 family protein encodes the protein MIASAPPIMAPEHIRILPNATAQRHLTVPVLRGNEIPPAATLDQASVVWDQGIRADASVVRDLVEEAMARFTPDERTSADAWLAPRLHSTLRITRREASEAGIWNHLSSRVAPDYVIWRHLPRPTTAKPVPSLNPLRFVGAFHRQAFSRLWWTAELFRDGADYHPASIACGNQDVLNTALRLDIVHHRPTAQAIVRMLGTGREVNALVKAINAAGSTLMFEALAPDTTSDIDAYRSWIDEAGVATIPFERLPDGPDDGSVDQRAVDALMPLFGQLFSSSPIRGRSIA